A single window of Brevinematales bacterium DNA harbors:
- the fabD gene encoding ACP S-malonyltransferase, with product MRAFLFPGQGSQKVGMGKDLIEEFPAAQEIYSRADEVLGFSVSNLSMEGPEETLTLTQNAQPAILTYNYIATTLLKQKGIIPDYAAGHSLGEFSAIVAAEMLDFETALKVVRKRGELMAAADPDGKGGMAAVLGLDDDIVKSVCAEVSKTDYVEPVNYNSPGQVVISGLKSGIDAAIPKLEEAGAMRVVVLNTSGAFHSRLMEKAAEEFGKFLEGIEFKKPVCKVVSNVTAELEDETNIREMLYRQMKSPVLWTTSVLNMRKAGVADGVECGFGNVIRGLVKKIDREFTVTAWNQALGA from the coding sequence ATGAGAGCGTTTTTATTTCCAGGACAGGGATCGCAGAAAGTAGGGATGGGGAAGGACTTGATCGAGGAATTCCCGGCCGCGCAGGAGATTTATTCCCGCGCCGACGAGGTGCTCGGGTTTTCGGTCTCCAACCTCAGTATGGAAGGCCCGGAAGAAACATTGACACTCACCCAGAACGCGCAGCCCGCGATTCTGACCTATAACTATATCGCGACGACACTCCTCAAGCAGAAGGGAATTATCCCCGATTACGCGGCGGGACACTCGCTCGGCGAATTTTCCGCGATTGTCGCGGCGGAGATGCTCGATTTCGAGACCGCCCTCAAGGTTGTCCGAAAGCGCGGCGAACTGATGGCCGCGGCCGACCCCGACGGGAAGGGCGGGATGGCGGCGGTGCTCGGGCTTGACGACGATATTGTCAAATCCGTGTGCGCGGAGGTCTCCAAGACCGACTATGTCGAACCGGTGAACTATAACTCGCCGGGGCAGGTCGTCATATCCGGGCTGAAAAGCGGTATCGACGCGGCTATCCCGAAGCTGGAGGAAGCCGGCGCGATGCGCGTGGTGGTGCTGAATACGTCTGGCGCGTTCCATTCCCGCCTGATGGAGAAGGCCGCCGAGGAGTTCGGTAAATTCCTCGAGGGTATCGAGTTTAAAAAGCCCGTGTGCAAGGTGGTCTCCAATGTCACCGCTGAGCTCGAGGACGAGACCAATATCCGCGAGATGCTCTACCGCCAGATGAAAAGCCCCGTGCTCTGGACGACGTCCGTCCTCAATATGCGGAAGGCCGGTGTCGCCGACGGTGTGGAGTGCGGTTTCGGGAACGTTATCCGCGGGCTGGTCAAGAAGATCGACCGCGAGTTCACGGTTACCGCATGGAATCAGGCCTTAGGGGCGTAA
- a CDS encoding sigma-70 family RNA polymerase sigma factor, with protein sequence MSQNEHYKDLADEELLGIIKSDKNAENEFYERYKNKVKYFIRKHRLNSLEREDLIQEGMIGLFNAIETFDTSKGVKFATYASVCIKNRIYNTVNSMWTRKKNEGFLGEDEDVAMEFSPEEDVIIREISEDLKNAILELSKREKKVLELYLDKKSYQEIASSLDISTKKVDNILMKIKSILAEKVGKEELDLKGEYWDDQLKNSIHKGLEDENGH encoded by the coding sequence ATGTCCCAGAACGAACATTATAAAGACCTTGCCGACGAGGAACTGCTCGGTATCATCAAGTCTGATAAGAACGCCGAGAACGAATTTTACGAGCGTTACAAGAATAAAGTCAAGTACTTCATCCGCAAACACCGTCTCAATTCTCTCGAACGGGAGGATCTGATACAGGAAGGGATGATCGGGCTTTTTAACGCGATCGAAACGTTCGACACATCGAAAGGGGTAAAATTCGCGACCTACGCGTCGGTATGTATTAAAAACCGTATCTATAACACGGTGAACTCCATGTGGACGCGGAAGAAGAACGAGGGATTTCTCGGCGAGGACGAGGATGTTGCAATGGAGTTTTCACCCGAGGAGGATGTGATCATCCGCGAGATTTCCGAGGATTTAAAGAACGCCATATTGGAATTGAGTAAACGGGAAAAAAAGGTGCTCGAACTCTACCTGGATAAAAAATCCTATCAGGAAATCGCTTCAAGTCTTGATATTTCAACTAAAAAAGTGGATAATATTCTGATGAAGATTAAGAGTATTCTCGCGGAAAAAGTAGGCAAAGAGGAACTGGACCTGAAAGGAGAATACTGGGACGATCAGTTGAAGAATTCGATTCATAAGGGGTTAGAAGATGAAAATGGACATTAA
- a CDS encoding ATP-binding cassette domain-containing protein — translation MPSIILKNLCLKFQEHVVFDYLSERIEDGETYVLLGYSGSGKSTLLKVISGLLFPTKGEVVVGGENIFSFSKHKMLDFHKKSGFVFQNAALISNLNIFENLALFYQYHMNMPDEEIMKRVQPYLDEVRWDDDLKLRPSMLSTGERILVSIIRAISHDPDFIFWDEPSANLDNLTSKKVDEIFWKLKKQRKTMILVTNNIQFGLPLADRVGILYNGKIIESGTPAEMKKSDNEITRSLLS, via the coding sequence ATGCCGTCGATCATATTGAAAAATCTCTGCCTGAAATTTCAGGAGCACGTGGTCTTCGATTATCTCAGCGAACGGATTGAGGACGGGGAAACCTACGTTCTCCTCGGCTACTCCGGCAGCGGGAAAAGCACCCTGCTGAAGGTCATCTCCGGGCTATTGTTTCCCACAAAGGGGGAAGTGGTCGTCGGGGGAGAGAACATATTCAGTTTTTCGAAGCATAAAATGCTCGACTTCCATAAAAAGTCCGGCTTCGTATTCCAGAACGCCGCTCTGATCAGTAATCTGAACATATTCGAGAACCTCGCGCTATTTTACCAGTACCATATGAATATGCCGGATGAGGAGATTATGAAACGGGTGCAGCCGTATCTCGACGAGGTACGTTGGGACGACGACCTGAAACTCCGTCCGAGTATGCTCAGCACCGGCGAACGGATCCTGGTATCGATCATACGCGCGATTTCTCACGACCCCGATTTTATATTCTGGGACGAGCCCTCGGCGAACCTCGACAACCTGACCTCTAAAAAGGTCGACGAGATATTCTGGAAGCTCAAGAAACAGCGCAAAACCATGATACTGGTCACGAATAATATACAGTTCGGGCTTCCCCTCGCGGATAGAGTGGGAATTCTATATAACGGGAAAATTATCGAGAGCGGGACACCGGCCGAGATGAAAAAATCGGATAACGAGATCACCCGCAGCCTATTGTCGTAG
- a CDS encoding MFS transporter → MSNLFYHKRNSFLHIADAGGFFIGVSLCSFGVIIPAYVKSYTDNVLLLALIPIIWECGSYVPQLFSLYFSHKRQSHNPVWSYFIFEGIHRLSFILIGVSILLFGHNVVLSLVSFYIFFILSNLSWGLSIPHWIDTLSMTIPDNIFASFIGKRDMVARFIGILSSLALPFILSLAVFPWNYGYLFLIAGVFFTGGSAAIPFLTVLHPITREPLHKGLSFYQYVAQSIKTILSNADLRFFLGIFWITGVSRITNAYMSPYVIDNIIALYPAESQGMLLSWYNTSFLIAMGLSSWYMGEMAHRLKQRFTSIVGIAALSLCNFSLILFPSYVTAIVANIFLATFFNAAYLVTMTAIVDKVKPDGRSVIYAVNNTIIAVSILVFSLIGSAVASVFKYSGALLIPAILPLFLIFPLLFRKSAKLQG, encoded by the coding sequence ATGAGCAACCTATTCTACCACAAACGCAACTCGTTCCTGCATATCGCCGACGCGGGCGGGTTCTTTATCGGCGTCAGCCTCTGCTCGTTCGGGGTGATTATCCCGGCGTATGTCAAATCCTATACGGATAACGTCCTGCTCCTCGCGCTCATCCCGATTATCTGGGAATGCGGGAGCTACGTGCCCCAGCTATTCTCGCTTTATTTTTCGCATAAGCGGCAATCGCATAACCCGGTGTGGAGCTATTTCATATTCGAGGGAATCCACCGCCTGAGCTTTATCCTGATCGGGGTATCGATTCTCCTGTTCGGGCATAACGTCGTCCTGTCGCTCGTGAGCTTCTATATCTTTTTTATCCTGTCCAACCTGTCATGGGGGCTGTCCATCCCCCACTGGATCGACACATTGTCGATGACGATACCGGATAATATCTTCGCGTCGTTTATCGGCAAACGCGATATGGTCGCGCGCTTTATCGGGATACTCTCCTCGCTCGCCCTGCCGTTCATCCTGTCGCTCGCGGTGTTCCCGTGGAACTACGGCTACCTCTTCCTGATCGCTGGGGTGTTCTTTACCGGCGGCTCGGCGGCAATCCCGTTCCTGACCGTATTGCATCCCATAACGCGCGAGCCTCTCCACAAGGGACTGAGTTTCTATCAGTATGTCGCCCAAAGCATAAAAACCATCCTGTCGAACGCCGACCTGCGGTTCTTTCTCGGGATATTCTGGATCACGGGGGTATCGCGGATCACCAATGCGTACATGTCGCCGTATGTGATCGATAATATTATCGCGCTGTACCCGGCTGAATCGCAGGGTATGCTGCTTAGCTGGTATAACACGTCGTTCCTGATCGCGATGGGGCTATCGTCATGGTATATGGGCGAGATGGCGCACCGGTTGAAGCAGCGTTTCACGTCGATAGTCGGGATAGCCGCCCTCAGTCTGTGCAATTTCAGCCTGATCCTATTCCCGAGCTATGTGACCGCGATCGTCGCCAACATCTTTCTCGCGACCTTCTTCAACGCGGCATACCTCGTCACTATGACCGCCATAGTGGACAAGGTGAAACCCGACGGGCGTTCGGTAATCTACGCGGTCAACAACACGATCATCGCGGTATCGATTCTGGTGTTCTCGCTGATCGGCAGCGCGGTCGCGTCGGTCTTTAAGTACAGCGGGGCGCTCCTGATCCCCGCGATACTGCCGCTCTTCCTGATTTTTCCGCTCCTTTTCCGCAAGTCCGCGAAGTTACAGGGCTAA
- a CDS encoding GNAT family N-acetyltransferase produces the protein MWKQFIELHADLDPREAKIPHAEDVFREMLRERFSGRDSRVLVAVVENEITGFMMIKIERDDPVFPDPVFGFVEIIAVSEKGKRHGIGEILYRNAVSWFRERGASNKNFSSSRKIYRPHPSGKKWASLPIWSFSIKRSNKDSLRLR, from the coding sequence GTGTGGAAGCAGTTTATCGAACTGCATGCGGACCTCGATCCGCGTGAAGCAAAAATCCCCCATGCCGAAGATGTATTCAGAGAGATGCTGCGGGAAAGGTTTAGCGGCAGGGATTCCCGCGTACTCGTCGCCGTTGTGGAAAACGAAATCACGGGATTTATGATGATAAAAATTGAAAGGGATGATCCCGTTTTTCCCGATCCCGTCTTCGGGTTTGTGGAGATTATCGCAGTATCGGAGAAGGGTAAGCGTCACGGAATAGGAGAAATCCTTTACCGGAACGCGGTGTCATGGTTCAGGGAGAGGGGGGCTTCAAACAAAAACTTTTCATCGTCCCGAAAAATATACAGGCCTCATCCTTCTGGAAAAAAATGGGCTTCTCTCCCTATCTGGAGCTTCTCCATAAAAAGATCGAATAAGGACTCTCTCCGCCTCCGGTAA
- a CDS encoding DUF362 domain-containing protein — translation MSAKVSIVRCAEYNDKLLYDKVGEAIALAGGLGEFKGKKVLLKPNILFAVGPERPVTTHPAFAGAVARHFVEAGATVFAGDSPGMHTSHRGGQVSGIAKAVNDAGAQWVDFHHGIDTPNPDGRMVKRFHIVQMFSKVDTVVSLPKLKTHGMMYYTGGMKNLYGMIPGLIKAQLHVRFPERANFAAMIVDLNLLLKPAMCIMDGVIAMEGPGPGSGYPKNTGIVLASKNILALDMTACRIIGYDPHDIPILSDALSRGFWLKSENEIETAGETVADVRSKDFKLVKVLRDTGFIKKLFPALFKFVRGITVPKPRFLHDKCIRCGECVKICKSDALRFVDDVKSTYGKKISVDYKKCIRCYCCHEVCPADAIRLRSLRDG, via the coding sequence ATGAGCGCGAAGGTATCGATAGTCAGGTGCGCCGAATATAACGATAAATTATTATATGATAAGGTGGGCGAGGCGATTGCGCTCGCGGGGGGTCTCGGGGAGTTCAAGGGGAAGAAGGTTCTCCTCAAGCCGAATATCCTGTTCGCGGTCGGCCCGGAACGCCCGGTCACCACCCACCCCGCGTTCGCCGGGGCGGTCGCCCGTCATTTTGTCGAGGCCGGCGCTACGGTATTTGCCGGCGACTCTCCCGGTATGCACACCTCGCACCGGGGCGGGCAGGTCAGCGGTATCGCCAAGGCGGTTAACGACGCGGGCGCGCAATGGGTGGATTTCCACCACGGTATCGATACCCCCAACCCCGACGGCCGGATGGTCAAACGCTTCCATATCGTTCAGATGTTCTCAAAGGTCGACACGGTGGTTTCTCTGCCGAAGCTGAAGACGCACGGGATGATGTACTACACCGGAGGGATGAAGAACCTTTACGGGATGATACCGGGGCTGATCAAGGCGCAGCTTCATGTACGTTTCCCGGAGCGCGCGAACTTCGCGGCGATGATTGTCGATCTGAATCTGCTCCTCAAGCCCGCGATGTGCATTATGGACGGGGTGATCGCGATGGAAGGGCCCGGCCCCGGGAGCGGATACCCTAAAAACACGGGTATCGTGCTCGCGTCGAAAAATATCCTCGCGCTCGATATGACCGCCTGCCGGATCATCGGGTACGACCCGCACGATATCCCCATCCTGTCGGACGCGCTTTCGCGCGGATTCTGGCTGAAGTCCGAAAACGAGATAGAGACCGCCGGCGAGACCGTCGCGGACGTCCGTTCCAAAGACTTCAAGCTCGTCAAAGTCCTGCGGGATACCGGGTTTATCAAAAAACTCTTCCCCGCCCTGTTTAAATTCGTCCGCGGTATCACAGTCCCGAAGCCGCGCTTCCTGCACGATAAATGCATCCGATGCGGGGAATGCGTGAAAATCTGCAAATCGGACGCGCTCCGTTTCGTCGACGACGTCAAGTCCACCTACGGGAAGAAAATTTCGGTGGATTATAAGAAGTGCATCCGCTGTTACTGCTGTCACGAGGTCTGCCCGGCGGACGCTATCCGCCTCCGGTCGCTGCGTGACGGCTAA
- a CDS encoding ATP-dependent 6-phosphofructokinase codes for MEFGIKSLGEAKYDSPLVTKYLSPKTVFISDNQKVLFDAEFDASGYPASDFEHSFELAGPREKIYFDPSKVNCAVATCGGLCPGLNNVIRSVVMQSHYRYGVNSILGIRYGYNGLNPANGYEPMKLTPQNVRGIHEMGGTVLGSSRGGTEDFGILVDTLEKWKINILYAIGGDGTLRGANEIAHEAEKRGMELAVVGIPKTIDNDISYIDRSFGFQTAVAEAVSPIYAAHAEAEGAVNGIGLVKLMGRYSGFISASATLAINDVNFCLIPEIPLKLDVFLQYLEERIVRRGHAVICVAEGVGQELMVETSDQVQRDASNNIVFKDIGVFLKKKINEYFKSRNIEVNLKYIDPSYMIRSAPACPMDAIFCAQLGQYAVHAGMSGKTGLVIGRWNNMFTHVPIDLAISKRKFVDVNSLYWNNVIEATGQPVSWDTDLTR; via the coding sequence ATGGAATTCGGGATCAAATCGCTCGGCGAGGCCAAATACGATTCGCCCTTAGTGACGAAATATCTTTCCCCCAAAACAGTCTTTATTTCCGATAACCAGAAAGTTCTATTCGACGCGGAATTCGATGCGTCGGGGTATCCCGCGAGCGATTTCGAGCATAGTTTCGAACTTGCCGGACCGCGTGAAAAAATCTACTTCGACCCGTCGAAGGTGAACTGCGCGGTGGCGACATGCGGCGGGCTATGCCCCGGGCTGAACAATGTCATCCGTTCGGTGGTCATGCAGTCCCATTACCGCTACGGCGTGAATTCCATCCTCGGTATCCGTTACGGCTACAACGGGCTGAACCCCGCGAACGGGTACGAGCCGATGAAGCTGACCCCGCAGAATGTACGCGGTATCCACGAGATGGGCGGTACGGTGCTCGGTTCGTCGCGCGGGGGCACGGAAGATTTCGGGATACTGGTCGATACCCTCGAGAAGTGGAAAATAAATATACTCTATGCGATAGGCGGCGACGGCACATTACGCGGGGCGAACGAGATCGCGCATGAGGCGGAGAAGCGCGGGATGGAGCTCGCGGTAGTGGGCATCCCCAAGACGATCGACAACGATATCAGCTATATCGACCGTTCGTTCGGGTTCCAGACCGCGGTCGCGGAGGCGGTATCCCCGATCTACGCGGCGCACGCCGAGGCCGAGGGGGCTGTCAACGGGATCGGGCTGGTCAAGCTGATGGGGCGTTACTCCGGCTTTATCTCCGCGAGCGCGACACTCGCGATCAACGACGTCAACTTCTGCCTGATACCGGAAATCCCGTTAAAGCTGGATGTATTCCTCCAGTACCTTGAGGAACGGATAGTCCGGCGCGGGCACGCGGTCATCTGTGTCGCCGAAGGGGTGGGGCAGGAACTGATGGTCGAAACATCGGATCAGGTACAGCGTGACGCGTCGAATAATATCGTGTTCAAGGATATCGGGGTGTTCCTGAAGAAAAAGATCAACGAGTATTTCAAGAGCAGAAATATCGAAGTCAACCTGAAATACATCGACCCCAGCTATATGATCCGCAGCGCTCCCGCCTGCCCGATGGACGCGATATTCTGCGCGCAGCTCGGCCAGTACGCCGTGCACGCGGGGATGTCCGGGAAGACCGGGCTGGTTATCGGGCGATGGAACAACATGTTTACCCATGTCCCTATCGACCTCGCGATATCGAAGCGGAAGTTTGTCGATGTCAACTCCCTCTACTGGAACAACGTCATCGAAGCGACCGGCCAGCCGGTCTCGTGGGATACCGACCTAACGCGTTAA
- the fabZ gene encoding 3-hydroxyacyl-ACP dehydratase FabZ produces the protein MADKKFYDVVDIMNVLPHRFPILLVDRVTEVREDGGKGYKNVTINEDFFNGHFPGAPVMPGVLQVEGMAQCAGYIVMKTLTDKGEFNPDENVIFFMKIDGVKFRKPVRPGDRLDYDITITKMRGKIGVFKGYCRVDGEVSCEAEMTAMIVNKNEANQ, from the coding sequence ATGGCGGACAAGAAATTTTACGATGTCGTAGATATTATGAATGTACTCCCGCACCGTTTCCCCATATTGCTCGTCGACCGTGTCACCGAAGTACGCGAGGACGGCGGTAAGGGCTATAAAAATGTCACCATCAACGAGGACTTTTTTAACGGGCACTTTCCCGGCGCCCCGGTAATGCCGGGCGTGCTGCAGGTCGAGGGGATGGCGCAATGCGCGGGATATATCGTGATGAAAACTCTCACCGATAAGGGCGAGTTCAACCCGGACGAGAACGTCATCTTCTTTATGAAGATCGACGGCGTGAAGTTCCGAAAGCCGGTACGCCCCGGCGACCGTCTGGATTACGATATCACGATCACCAAGATGCGCGGGAAGATCGGCGTATTCAAGGGATACTGCCGTGTCGACGGCGAGGTCTCATGCGAGGCCGAGATGACCGCGATGATTGTGAACAAGAACGAAGCGAACCAGTAA
- a CDS encoding dihydroorotate dehydrogenase — protein MKNFSIHTLGFRNPVLTASGTFGMGGEFAGLVDYSKLGGITLKTVTPNPRPGNLPPRILETPCGLLNSIGLENPGMDGLLREIESSHPFRAYDTNIVLSIAGESADDFTRMAEAFIAAGDIDMLELNLSCPNIHAGGATFDSDCANVRAIVSATARLDFPFTVKLSPNQDIVGNSLAAEDAGAHALTISNTFLGMAFDRATGEPYFRNKVAGFSGPAVKPMALYNVYRVAQKVKIPVIASGGIASADDAIDFLHAGASFVSVGTMSFVEPDLAEIIADGLTQFLKEK, from the coding sequence TTGAAAAATTTCAGCATCCACACCCTCGGTTTCCGCAACCCCGTGCTCACCGCGTCGGGGACGTTCGGGATGGGCGGCGAGTTCGCCGGGCTGGTTGATTACTCCAAACTCGGCGGCATCACCCTCAAGACGGTGACCCCCAACCCGCGCCCGGGCAATCTTCCCCCGCGTATCCTCGAGACCCCGTGCGGGCTCCTCAACTCCATCGGCCTCGAGAACCCCGGTATGGACGGCCTGCTCCGCGAGATCGAATCCTCGCATCCGTTCCGCGCCTACGACACGAATATCGTGCTGAGTATCGCGGGCGAGAGCGCGGACGATTTTACCCGGATGGCGGAGGCGTTTATCGCGGCGGGGGATATTGATATGCTCGAGCTCAACCTGAGCTGCCCGAATATCCACGCGGGAGGGGCGACCTTCGACTCCGACTGCGCCAATGTCCGCGCGATTGTGTCCGCAACCGCGCGGCTGGATTTCCCGTTCACAGTAAAACTCAGCCCCAATCAGGATATAGTCGGCAACTCGCTCGCCGCCGAAGACGCGGGCGCGCACGCCCTCACTATCTCGAATACGTTCCTCGGTATGGCGTTCGACCGCGCGACCGGCGAGCCGTACTTCCGCAATAAGGTCGCGGGATTTTCCGGCCCGGCGGTCAAGCCGATGGCTCTCTATAATGTCTACCGGGTCGCGCAGAAGGTAAAAATTCCCGTCATCGCGTCGGGGGGTATCGCCTCCGCGGACGACGCGATCGACTTCCTCCACGCGGGGGCGTCGTTCGTATCCGTCGGTACCATGAGCTTTGTCGAACCCGATCTCGCGGAGATTATCGCGGACGGGCTTACCCAATTTCTGAAGGAGAAATAA
- a CDS encoding tetratricopeptide repeat protein: MPGFPKLSDDILIIVLAVIAALLVGIIVFIILRLLTTKRTDHEIKRLVADKRYDDAIAKGEDYLKNHKPDFAILVAMGEAHDTKGNLQSALKYFTDASLMVHGNKPVYHSIVLRMARMCEKLGRNKDALSYYLMILEADGSNAEVLYEIALYHYDHRNMKKAREFLEQLLRLKPGLIDARFIYGKTLFETGNYASAIKQFELLEKYDPANGEVYFYKGRCLENLKQYHDASAAYETYLSFEGLVPDQKERAMIAQVQSMLRAKEHKPGAEKAESFLRGEVSGDAKKELLYLFANLKKELGEEFEAIMIYDLIAKIDPLFRDAGTIAQKYEKLLPHTAFKQYFISDEGKFDDICKKMLDENNCRIIHRSVDQYIYLSDGRYTVFFRHIDPINYAQMSAIESVITLQRGAFGGCEIYAVYGTDSDTSVHPWRKTSALTERESFLRILKKALET, encoded by the coding sequence ATGCCGGGTTTTCCTAAGCTGTCCGACGATATACTCATCATCGTGCTCGCGGTCATCGCCGCCCTGCTCGTCGGGATAATCGTATTCATTATCCTTCGCCTACTCACGACCAAACGTACCGACCATGAGATCAAACGCCTCGTCGCGGATAAGCGTTATGACGACGCTATCGCTAAGGGCGAGGATTACCTGAAGAATCATAAACCCGACTTCGCGATACTGGTCGCGATGGGGGAGGCGCACGACACAAAGGGTAATCTCCAGAGCGCGCTGAAGTATTTTACCGACGCGAGCCTGATGGTGCATGGGAATAAACCGGTCTATCACTCGATCGTCCTGCGGATGGCGCGGATGTGCGAGAAGCTCGGGCGGAATAAGGACGCGCTGTCGTATTACCTGATGATACTCGAGGCCGACGGTAGTAACGCGGAGGTATTGTACGAGATCGCGCTCTACCATTACGACCACCGGAATATGAAGAAAGCCCGCGAGTTCCTCGAACAGCTCCTGAGGCTCAAGCCCGGCCTGATCGACGCGCGTTTCATATACGGCAAGACCCTGTTCGAGACCGGCAACTATGCGTCCGCGATCAAACAGTTCGAACTGCTCGAAAAATACGACCCCGCGAACGGCGAGGTCTATTTCTATAAAGGGCGCTGTCTCGAGAACCTGAAGCAGTACCATGACGCGTCCGCCGCATACGAGACCTATCTATCGTTCGAGGGGCTGGTACCCGACCAGAAGGAGCGGGCGATGATCGCGCAGGTGCAGTCGATGCTGCGTGCGAAGGAGCATAAGCCCGGCGCGGAGAAGGCGGAGTCGTTCCTGAGAGGCGAGGTCTCCGGGGACGCGAAGAAGGAACTGCTCTACCTGTTCGCCAACCTGAAAAAGGAGCTCGGCGAGGAGTTCGAGGCGATTATGATATACGACCTGATCGCGAAGATCGACCCGTTATTCCGCGACGCGGGGACTATCGCGCAGAAGTATGAAAAACTCCTGCCCCATACCGCGTTCAAGCAGTACTTTATCAGCGATGAGGGGAAATTCGACGATATCTGCAAAAAGATGCTGGATGAGAATAACTGCCGCATTATCCATAGAAGCGTCGACCAGTATATTTACCTCAGCGATGGGAGATACACGGTATTCTTCCGGCATATCGACCCGATCAACTATGCCCAGATGAGCGCGATCGAGAGCGTGATCACCCTCCAGCGGGGGGCGTTCGGGGGATGCGAGATTTACGCGGTCTACGGTACCGATTCGGATACCTCGGTGCACCCGTGGCGGAAAACATCCGCGCTCACCGAACGGGAATCGTTCCTGCGGATACTGAAAAAAGCCCTCGAAACTTAA
- a CDS encoding TetR/AcrR family transcriptional regulator yields the protein MARPKKDDSGNDGISAKDKILNAAESLFATKGYDAATIGEIGKLAGVNSALLYYYFANKEAILRQLMENAIAEVNRMVDDRFNKITLIDTETFEVFVTDILDFLQRKRQILIIMMTEITRIGRENTYIFELMSPVYENVITKLKGFNIDTSNLNYMRLKLFLLFTSPLLLGIMIGDEWRKYYNISGKEYQDLYMRAMKELSELVGLPKDKK from the coding sequence ATGGCCCGACCGAAAAAGGACGATTCCGGCAACGACGGGATCAGCGCGAAGGATAAAATCCTCAACGCGGCGGAAAGCCTGTTTGCTACGAAGGGATATGACGCCGCGACTATCGGGGAGATCGGTAAGCTCGCGGGGGTAAACTCCGCCCTGCTGTACTACTACTTCGCCAATAAAGAAGCGATCCTGCGTCAGCTGATGGAGAACGCGATCGCCGAAGTGAACCGGATGGTGGACGACCGCTTCAATAAAATAACCCTGATCGATACGGAGACTTTCGAGGTGTTTGTCACGGACATCCTCGATTTTTTGCAGCGTAAGAGACAAATCCTCATTATTATGATGACGGAGATTACACGGATCGGGCGGGAGAACACGTATATTTTCGAGCTCATGTCGCCTGTGTACGAGAATGTGATAACGAAATTGAAAGGGTTTAATATCGATACCTCGAATTTAAACTATATGCGTCTTAAACTGTTTCTACTATTCACTTCCCCGTTACTGCTGGGTATTATGATCGGCGACGAATGGCGGAAGTACTATAATATCAGCGGGAAGGAGTATCAGGATTTGTATATGCGCGCGATGAAGGAGCTTTCGGAACTGGTAGGCCTGCCCAAGGATAAAAAGTAA
- a CDS encoding ABC transporter permease: MRNPVSALFGWVKAKFKFYGGITALLVYSISDYITNPKGRKIANRVWLLQIFFTANMAIKIIGLVALALGAVTVLQLFTQLSRFGALGLVGQILNLVIVRELGPIITAMIVISRSGTAIAAEIATMNINNEMDAIEMLGVDSLKMIVFPRVAGMVVSLVLLNLFFSGVGIIGGFVVGNLLGGITFDVFMSYVIKAITMTDIFAGTFKAMVFGFFISTISIFHGFQAFSSTQVPVVTTKAVVSSIFAMFLLDIIITIMFYMG; encoded by the coding sequence ATGAGGAATCCGGTCAGCGCCTTATTCGGTTGGGTAAAAGCGAAATTCAAATTCTACGGTGGCATCACCGCACTGTTAGTCTATTCTATTTCCGACTACATAACCAACCCTAAGGGACGTAAAATCGCCAACCGAGTCTGGCTATTACAGATATTTTTTACCGCGAATATGGCGATAAAAATTATCGGGCTGGTCGCGCTGGCGCTTGGCGCTGTCACCGTACTCCAGTTGTTTACCCAGTTGTCACGCTTCGGCGCGCTCGGACTGGTAGGCCAGATACTGAACCTCGTGATCGTCCGCGAACTCGGCCCGATCATCACCGCGATGATCGTCATCAGCCGTTCCGGGACAGCTATCGCCGCCGAAATCGCCACCATGAATATCAATAACGAAATGGACGCGATAGAAATGCTGGGGGTGGACTCGCTCAAGATGATCGTATTCCCGCGCGTAGCGGGTATGGTGGTGAGCCTCGTCCTGCTCAACCTATTTTTCAGCGGCGTGGGTATTATCGGCGGGTTCGTGGTCGGGAATCTCCTCGGCGGGATCACGTTCGATGTATTTATGTCGTATGTCATAAAAGCGATTACCATGACAGATATATTCGCGGGAACCTTCAAGGCGATGGTCTTCGGGTTCTTTATTTCGACGATATCGATCTTCCACGGGTTCCAGGCGTTCTCGTCCACTCAGGTTCCAGTGGTGACTACGAAAGCGGTGGTCAGTTCGATTTTCGCGATGTTTTTATTGGATATCATCATAACGATTATGTTTTATATGGGGTAA